The following proteins come from a genomic window of Bacillus marinisedimentorum:
- a CDS encoding ABC transporter permease, with the protein MRIRALIIRISRQILRDKRTLALLFLAPAFVLWLMSLVFNGEEYHAEIAVTDMPDRIIEQLKEAGAEIREVDKQEAMEALSESELDAYVTMEGSRFSIMLEGSDPSANTAVMMAMQEALQEMDPSGKKEKLDVKYLYGSGELELFDNIGPVLIGLFIFFFVFLLSGVSFLRERTTGTLERMLAAPIRRWEIVAGYIAGFGLFATIQAGWITWFSVQVLDILMAGSIWYVMLTAFLLAMTALTLGTLLSAFANNEFQMFQFIPLVIVPQVFFSGLFSLETMADWLTGFSKIMPLTYGADAMREVMIRGKGWEAIALDLYVLIGFSLVFMLLNILALKKHRKI; encoded by the coding sequence ATGAGAATCCGAGCTCTCATTATTCGGATATCACGGCAAATTTTACGTGATAAACGAACCCTTGCGCTTTTGTTTCTTGCGCCGGCTTTTGTGCTGTGGCTGATGTCTCTTGTATTTAACGGGGAGGAGTACCATGCGGAAATTGCTGTGACTGATATGCCTGATCGGATAATTGAACAATTGAAGGAAGCGGGAGCAGAAATCCGTGAAGTGGATAAGCAAGAAGCAATGGAGGCGCTTTCTGAATCAGAACTGGATGCATATGTGACAATGGAGGGCAGCCGTTTCAGCATCATGCTGGAAGGGAGCGACCCTTCGGCAAATACAGCAGTAATGATGGCAATGCAGGAAGCATTGCAGGAAATGGACCCATCCGGGAAGAAGGAAAAACTTGATGTAAAGTATTTGTACGGTTCAGGTGAACTCGAGCTTTTTGATAATATCGGACCTGTTTTGATCGGACTTTTCATATTCTTTTTTGTCTTTCTTTTATCAGGAGTCTCATTTTTACGGGAACGGACAACGGGAACATTGGAACGGATGCTTGCCGCCCCAATCCGCCGCTGGGAGATTGTGGCCGGGTATATTGCCGGCTTCGGCCTGTTTGCCACAATCCAGGCAGGCTGGATTACGTGGTTTTCTGTCCAGGTGCTTGATATTTTAATGGCCGGATCAATCTGGTATGTCATGCTTACCGCTTTTCTGCTCGCTATGACGGCCCTGACACTTGGTACTTTACTGTCCGCTTTTGCTAATAACGAGTTTCAGATGTTTCAGTTCATTCCCCTTGTCATTGTGCCGCAAGTGTTTTTTTCAGGGTTGTTCAGCCTTGAGACAATGGCAGACTGGCTTACCGGCTTCAGTAAAATTATGCCGCTTACATATGGAGCGGATGCCATGCGGGAAGTCATGATACGCGGAAAAGGCTGGGAAGCCATTGCCCTCGATCTATATGTCTTGATTGGCTTCTCACTTGTTTTTATGCTGCTGAACATCCTGGCCTTAAAAAAGCATCGGAAAATATGA
- a CDS encoding b(o/a)3-type cytochrome-c oxidase subunit 1: MSKTEFGVEGGGEKAALTDFEFERKDTRLILAHLVFSFAAVLLGALAGLLQVMQRSGWIELPPWLTYYQLLTAHGVLLALVFTTFFIVGYLFSGVARTLDGKLSPGARMLGWIGFYMMAVGTIMATIMILANEATVLYTFYAPMKASPWFYVGAALLIVGSWFSAFGIFAAYIRWRRTRKKHSSPLFAYMAVATMILWLHASLAVAVEVVFQLIPWSFGLVDRVDVGLSRALFWYFGHALVYFWLLPAYIYWYVNIPQIVGGKIFSNSLPRLTFILFILFSVPVGFHHQLNEPGIESFWKFLQVVLTMAVVIPSLLTAFSLLATFELAGRSKGGKGLFGWVKKMPWKDARFFAAAMGMLIFIPAGAGGIINASYQLNQIVHNTWWVTGHFHLTLASTVLLTFFAITYWLIPVLTRREFTKQLNKLAIVQSIIWAVGMLLMGGIMHIVGLQGAPRRSSYSTYGDHELALSWISYNQVIAVGGILLFIAILLVLYIWANLLFFAPKTDETIEYPIGVINEQAEHPPRILERWSVWIGVSIALVLLAYTIPIYQMFMHDPPGSLPYKSW; encoded by the coding sequence ATGAGTAAAACGGAATTCGGAGTTGAAGGCGGAGGAGAAAAAGCAGCTTTGACCGATTTCGAGTTTGAGCGCAAAGATACCAGGCTGATTCTTGCCCACCTCGTGTTTTCTTTTGCAGCCGTGCTCCTCGGGGCGCTCGCCGGCCTTCTACAGGTCATGCAGCGGAGCGGATGGATTGAATTGCCTCCGTGGCTCACCTATTATCAGCTGCTGACGGCGCACGGCGTTCTGCTCGCACTCGTTTTCACGACATTTTTTATTGTGGGCTATTTATTTTCAGGGGTGGCCCGTACGCTGGATGGCAAGCTGTCACCTGGTGCACGTATGCTGGGCTGGATTGGCTTCTACATGATGGCGGTCGGAACCATCATGGCGACCATCATGATTCTTGCCAATGAGGCGACCGTTTTGTATACCTTTTATGCACCGATGAAAGCATCTCCGTGGTTTTATGTAGGCGCCGCACTCCTAATTGTGGGGAGCTGGTTCAGCGCGTTTGGCATCTTTGCGGCGTACATCCGCTGGCGGCGGACACGTAAGAAACATTCCTCGCCTCTGTTTGCCTATATGGCGGTCGCCACGATGATCTTATGGCTGCATGCCAGCCTTGCTGTGGCGGTGGAGGTCGTATTTCAGCTCATCCCATGGTCGTTCGGCCTGGTTGATCGTGTGGATGTGGGCTTAAGCAGAGCACTATTCTGGTATTTCGGGCACGCACTCGTATATTTCTGGCTGCTGCCTGCCTATATTTACTGGTATGTGAATATCCCGCAGATTGTAGGCGGGAAAATTTTCAGCAATTCCTTGCCGCGGTTGACGTTCATCCTGTTTATCCTATTCTCGGTACCTGTCGGCTTTCATCACCAGTTGAATGAACCGGGCATTGAATCGTTCTGGAAGTTTTTACAGGTGGTATTAACGATGGCTGTTGTCATCCCATCCTTGCTGACGGCTTTCTCCCTGCTTGCCACATTTGAACTTGCAGGGCGCTCAAAGGGCGGAAAAGGGCTGTTCGGCTGGGTCAAAAAGATGCCGTGGAAGGATGCGCGTTTCTTTGCGGCGGCGATGGGCATGCTCATTTTCATTCCGGCAGGTGCCGGCGGAATCATTAACGCCAGCTACCAGCTGAACCAGATTGTCCATAACACGTGGTGGGTGACAGGGCATTTCCATCTCACCCTGGCCTCCACGGTATTGCTCACTTTTTTTGCCATAACCTATTGGCTGATCCCCGTCTTGACGAGAAGGGAATTTACGAAGCAGTTAAATAAATTGGCAATCGTCCAATCCATTATTTGGGCAGTCGGGATGCTCCTAATGGGAGGCATAATGCACATTGTCGGCCTGCAGGGAGCACCGCGGCGGAGCAGCTATTCCACATACGGAGACCATGAACTGGCACTCAGCTGGATATCTTACAACCAGGTGATTGCAGTTGGTGGCATCCTGCTCTTCATCGCCATCTTGCTCGTATTGTACATCTGGGCGAACCTGCTGTTTTTCGCGCCAAAAACAGATGAAACGATTGAATACCCGATCGGCGTGATAAACGAACAAGCCGAGCACCCGCCAAGAATCCTTGAACGGTGGTCCGTCTGGATCGGTGTGTCGATTGCTCTTGTCCTGCTTGCATACACGATACCAATTTACCAGATGTTTATGCATGATCCGCCTGGATCACTGCCATACAAAAGCTGGTAA